One window of the Allorhizobium ampelinum S4 genome contains the following:
- a CDS encoding serine hydrolase domain-containing protein gives MSIVERVNRVLEEAVSSEALVGAVVMVFRHGQPLLRRAIGYADREARIPVRLDTIFRFASVTKPFVAATALSLIDKGLLGLDDLVADHLPWFRPKTPAGTFAAITVRHLLTHTSGLTYDPALQRLPRERAINLGLLDTDLTVEENFSRHNAIPLAFAPGERWGYSVSTDLLGAVVAKVHGERRAGEQGEDDGAAAPVPGTTSTTAFARYFGSIEGRNLLEAAVVEHVCEPMRLTDARFRVTDMARLAVPYRDGEHRAERMEDQWRSTGVSGEGPAFSPSRIFNPRAFQSGGGGMAGTALDVLTLLETIRTGGGGLMSPELAQMCLSNQIGDLPMGLPGKRFSFLGAVITDSAAAATALPPGAVQWGGVYGNTWFIIPEAGLTVVSLSNTALEGCDGAYVERLRAAVCATG, from the coding sequence ATGTCGATTGTCGAGCGGGTCAACCGCGTGCTGGAAGAGGCTGTGTCAAGCGAGGCTCTGGTTGGGGCGGTGGTCATGGTGTTCAGGCACGGACAGCCCCTGCTGCGGCGGGCCATTGGCTATGCGGATCGGGAAGCGCGTATTCCGGTGCGGCTCGATACGATTTTTCGCTTCGCATCGGTCACAAAACCATTTGTCGCGGCCACGGCGCTCAGCCTGATCGACAAGGGATTGCTGGGCCTTGACGATCTGGTGGCCGATCATCTTCCCTGGTTCCGGCCAAAAACGCCCGCCGGCACGTTTGCCGCCATCACGGTGCGTCATCTGCTCACCCATACATCAGGTCTGACCTATGATCCGGCGCTGCAAAGGCTGCCGCGCGAGCGGGCGATCAATCTCGGTCTTCTCGATACGGATCTGACGGTTGAGGAGAATTTCAGCCGCCATAATGCCATTCCGCTGGCTTTTGCCCCTGGCGAGCGTTGGGGCTATTCGGTGAGCACTGATCTGCTCGGCGCTGTGGTGGCCAAAGTGCATGGCGAGAGGCGGGCGGGAGAGCAGGGCGAAGATGACGGGGCAGCAGCTCCGGTTCCAGGCACAACAAGCACGACGGCATTCGCCCGGTATTTCGGCTCTATCGAAGGCAGAAACCTGCTGGAGGCGGCGGTGGTCGAGCATGTCTGCGAACCCATGCGCCTGACGGATGCCCGGTTTCGTGTCACGGATATGGCGCGGCTGGCGGTTCCGTATCGGGACGGCGAACACAGGGCCGAGCGCATGGAAGACCAATGGCGGTCAACCGGTGTATCGGGCGAAGGACCGGCTTTTTCCCCCTCGCGAATTTTCAATCCGCGTGCCTTTCAGTCCGGGGGCGGGGGGATGGCAGGCACGGCGCTGGATGTGCTGACGCTGCTCGAAACCATTCGTACTGGTGGGGGTGGACTGATGTCACCCGAGCTTGCGCAAATGTGTCTCTCCAACCAGATCGGCGATCTCCCCATGGGGCTTCCCGGCAAGCGCTTCAGCTTTCTCGGTGCTGTCATCACCGATTCCGCCGCAGCGGCCACCGCCCTGCCGCCGGGCGCGGTGCAATGGGGTGGTGTCTATGGCAATACGTGGTTCATCATTCCCGAGGCCGGTTTGACCGTGGTCAGCCTGAGCAATACGGCATTGGAAGGCTGTGACGGTGCGTATGTCGAGCGCTTGCGTGCTGCGGTATGCGCGACTGGATAA
- the hemA gene encoding 5-aminolevulinate synthase: MDFEAFFKSELDGLHEEGRYRVFADLERQRGNFPRATRYTENGQHDVTVWCSNDYLGMGQNEQVVEAMKNAIDHCGAGAGGTRNISGTNHYHVLLEQELADLHGKEQALIFTSGYISNWATLGTLGQKIPGLIIFSDALNHASMIEGIRYAKCERVIWKHNDVKDLEAKLKAADPKAPKLIAFESVYSMDGDIAPIREICDLADRYGAMTYLDEVHAVGMYGPRGGGVAEREGIMDRLTIIEGTLGKAFGVMGGYITASTALCDFIRSFASGFIFTTALPPSLAAGAVASIRHLKSSQIERFAHQERVRRLRSLLDARGIPHMPNPSHIVPVLVGDAAKCKWISDILLDNFNIYVQPINYPTVPKKTERLRITPTPLHSDADVDHLVGALHQLWSRCALARAVA; encoded by the coding sequence ATGGATTTTGAAGCGTTTTTCAAGAGCGAACTGGATGGCCTGCACGAAGAAGGCCGTTACCGGGTTTTTGCCGATCTTGAGCGCCAGCGCGGCAATTTTCCACGGGCTACCCGCTACACGGAAAACGGTCAGCATGACGTGACCGTCTGGTGTTCGAACGACTACCTGGGCATGGGCCAGAACGAACAGGTCGTCGAGGCGATGAAAAACGCCATCGATCACTGTGGCGCGGGTGCTGGAGGCACCCGCAATATTTCCGGCACCAATCACTATCATGTGCTGCTGGAGCAGGAACTGGCCGACTTGCATGGCAAGGAACAGGCGCTGATCTTCACGTCAGGTTATATTTCCAACTGGGCGACGCTCGGTACGCTGGGGCAGAAGATCCCCGGCCTGATTATTTTTTCCGATGCCCTGAACCATGCCTCGATGATCGAAGGCATTCGCTATGCGAAATGCGAACGGGTGATCTGGAAGCATAACGACGTCAAGGATCTGGAAGCCAAGCTGAAGGCCGCCGATCCCAAGGCGCCGAAGCTGATCGCCTTTGAGAGCGTCTATTCGATGGATGGCGATATCGCGCCGATCAGGGAAATCTGCGATCTGGCCGATCGCTACGGCGCCATGACCTATCTGGACGAAGTGCATGCGGTCGGCATGTATGGGCCGCGCGGCGGCGGTGTTGCCGAGCGTGAAGGCATCATGGACCGACTTACGATCATCGAAGGCACGCTTGGCAAGGCGTTTGGGGTGATGGGTGGCTATATTACCGCTTCAACCGCCTTGTGCGATTTCATCCGTTCATTTGCGTCAGGTTTTATTTTCACCACGGCTTTGCCACCTTCGCTGGCTGCTGGCGCAGTCGCCTCGATCCGGCATCTGAAATCCAGCCAGATCGAGCGCTTCGCTCATCAGGAACGTGTGCGCCGGTTGCGGTCGCTTCTGGATGCGCGCGGCATTCCTCATATGCCCAATCCCAGCCATATCGTGCCGGTCCTGGTTGGCGATGCCGCCAAATGCAAATGGATCTCCGATATCCTGCTCGACAATTTCAATATCTATGTGCAGCCGATCAATTACCCGACGGTGCCGAAGAAAACCGAGCGCCTGCGCATCACGCCCACGCCGTTGCATAGCGATGCCGATGTCGATCATCTGGTCGGAGCCCTACATCAGCTCTGGTCGAGATGTGCGCTGGCGCGGGCTGTCGCCTGA
- a CDS encoding glycine zipper domain-containing protein, which produces MKKAIILILAGLAVAGCTETEKGAGIGAASGAIIGGVATGNVRGAAVGAAVGGVAGAIIGRVNEQPGQCYYRDRYGRRYVDNCPRGY; this is translated from the coding sequence ATGAAAAAGGCAATTATACTCATTCTGGCAGGCTTGGCCGTCGCCGGTTGCACGGAAACCGAAAAGGGCGCCGGCATTGGCGCCGCGTCGGGTGCCATCATCGGCGGCGTCGCCACTGGCAATGTCCGCGGTGCGGCGGTTGGTGCTGCCGTGGGCGGCGTAGCAGGCGCCATCATCGGACGCGTCAACGAGCAGCCGGGCCAGTGCTACTATCGTGACCGCTACGGTCGTCGTTACGTCGACAACTGCCCACGCGGCTACTGA
- a CDS encoding translocation/assembly module TamB domain-containing protein, whose product MSALKTLFSGLGRILAYGLLVLAAMLVVALTLVGTTQFGSRFIGDFVASLMSKPNRIIAVDGISGLLDGHLRVDTITVSDANGAYGRIQDLSIDWSPLALMSRRFEASQIKAASLTLARKPLPAEETATEASSSNGFSLPVDIRIERVSVPEIRLEQPLLGTAAKLALDGNVEAERGSEANQQSITSQLTVSRADLPQANLSARLAYAPQQNRLDVDAILQEPKGGILANLLQLPDDPALAITVKGGGPINDWKGSLAATLDGTPRLDITATHRLATDGRHVTINGDGSFDSLMPANLRDLFAGKTMIDIAARLSDDGALSVEKGSVETGSLSLAASGTYTPKGENSLHATLTGKNGPAAIRWPLDDGTLAAQVSGLTFSLTGAAEAAKLETTAALASLTLPQGTLGDIALKASAPAFNLTTRSGSIDTTLTVQQAQLTDPTLARAIKAPLTLKAPIAVSPQQITAQPLTIESPALGGSVTAAYTIASKAVEAQYTLFARPEALPQAVTEKLLGTPGGTEQTNMVKLSGEARYSAGDGIVIPGFTLETRLLNASGKLSFVRQQLATTLSGMITDLSILQANASGKAAFELQADGPINALRTNGTLTINAAKLAGRALTGFSMAAKADLTRGAPSATLTAQGALDGKPVRSNLNLTSKDGVIALPDLSLTVGDNRLNGALNFSRALLPSGSVDFDFPDLGLLAALGGQTASGDLKGSIRLDEANGKIAARIKAEGTAIRQGTTTIAQPSVDVTTNDLQSLALQGMVKADRISTGSALVEQLALQFDRRGTRTDIDLSGRYDNAPLTGKALVQQDGNSIGIALQDFAVSPRGIAITLARPTDITVENGTATIDTLTIKAGSGTVSVAGKAGAVLDMTAQINALPASLANTFSANLGATGTLSGKITATGSTSAPKIAYDLRLDDASVTQMQSAGLPPLAITASGTFADNRLSVDSRVTGGGGLNVTGGGSLTLAGDKPINMAFKANLPLNALQGLLTKQGLTAEGNANGDIRIGGTLSSPALSGTISTAKARLIDVKHNIALEQLAVDIALTGDQARINSATGRISAGGRVSATGTIDLKGQGLPSDLTIKLDNAIYIDGTLVTATVNGSMGLKGPLLDGPTLSGKLTLDKTSITIPSRLPGSIAQLDIKHKNAPADVRRQTAILNPEKTGDGSSSPILLDLQIAAPSQIFVRGRGIDAELNGTVSIKGSIAAPQVSGGFTMRRGRMVILTKRLDFSSGKITFSGGLIPVVDFEATSTSGSTTLTAKVSGVATDPDISFSSAPALPQDEVLAQLIFGQSMAKLSPLQIAQLADAVGQLGGGNSTSLFNSLRSAVGVDDLDISTDSKGNTQFSAGKYLNDKTYLEFQQGSTGSKAVINLDVGRGFKLKGEAGASGSSGGGVFYEKEY is encoded by the coding sequence GTGAGCGCACTCAAAACCCTATTCTCAGGCCTTGGCCGCATTCTCGCCTATGGTTTGCTGGTGCTGGCCGCGATGCTGGTCGTGGCGCTGACGCTGGTCGGCACAACGCAATTCGGCAGCCGGTTCATCGGCGATTTCGTCGCCTCACTGATGTCGAAGCCAAACCGGATCATCGCCGTGGACGGGATCAGCGGCCTGCTGGACGGGCATTTGCGGGTGGACACAATCACCGTTTCCGACGCGAACGGTGCTTATGGCCGAATTCAGGATCTCTCCATCGACTGGTCGCCGCTGGCGCTGATGTCACGCCGTTTCGAGGCCTCGCAGATAAAGGCCGCCTCCTTGACATTGGCCCGCAAGCCCTTGCCGGCTGAGGAAACGGCGACAGAAGCCTCCAGCAGCAATGGCTTCAGCCTGCCGGTGGATATCCGTATCGAGCGGGTGTCCGTGCCAGAGATCCGGCTGGAACAACCGCTGCTCGGCACTGCGGCCAAACTGGCTTTGGACGGCAATGTCGAGGCTGAACGAGGCAGTGAAGCGAACCAGCAATCCATCACCTCGCAGTTGACGGTGAGCCGTGCAGATCTGCCGCAAGCAAACCTGTCGGCCCGGCTCGCCTACGCGCCGCAGCAGAACCGGCTGGATGTCGATGCCATCTTGCAGGAACCGAAAGGCGGAATCCTCGCAAACCTGCTGCAATTGCCGGATGATCCGGCGCTTGCCATCACGGTCAAGGGCGGCGGTCCGATCAACGACTGGAAAGGCTCGCTGGCGGCAACGCTCGACGGCACACCGCGATTGGACATCACCGCAACCCATAGACTGGCCACGGACGGTCGCCATGTGACCATCAATGGCGACGGTTCCTTCGATAGCCTGATGCCCGCCAATCTCCGCGACCTGTTTGCCGGCAAAACCATGATCGACATTGCCGCCCGTCTTTCCGATGACGGTGCCTTGAGCGTGGAAAAAGGCAGCGTCGAGACCGGCAGCCTGTCGCTTGCCGCCAGCGGCACCTATACGCCGAAAGGCGAAAATTCCCTTCACGCTACACTGACCGGCAAGAATGGCCCTGCCGCGATCCGTTGGCCGCTGGACGATGGCACCCTCGCCGCCCAAGTCTCCGGCCTGACATTCAGCCTGACCGGGGCTGCCGAAGCGGCAAAGCTTGAAACCACCGCGGCGCTGGCGAGCCTGACACTGCCGCAGGGCACGCTTGGCGATATCGCCCTTAAAGCAAGCGCGCCTGCTTTCAACCTGACCACCCGTTCCGGCAGCATCGATACCACACTGACCGTACAGCAAGCGCAGTTGACGGACCCGACGCTGGCGCGCGCCATAAAGGCGCCCCTGACCCTTAAGGCCCCGATTGCGGTCAGCCCTCAGCAGATTACCGCCCAACCGCTCACCATCGAAAGCCCGGCGCTTGGCGGCAGCGTGACGGCTGCCTATACCATCGCCAGCAAGGCCGTGGAGGCACAATATACACTGTTTGCGCGGCCTGAAGCGCTGCCACAAGCCGTGACGGAAAAGCTGTTGGGAACGCCTGGTGGCACCGAGCAAACCAATATGGTGAAGCTTTCCGGCGAGGCACGCTATTCCGCAGGTGATGGAATTGTCATTCCCGGTTTTACGCTGGAAACACGGCTGCTGAACGCTTCGGGCAAACTGTCTTTTGTCAGGCAGCAGCTGGCCACCACACTCTCGGGGATGATCACCGATCTCAGCATCTTGCAAGCCAATGCATCGGGAAAGGCGGCATTCGAACTCCAGGCCGATGGCCCGATCAATGCCTTGCGGACCAATGGCACCCTCACCATCAACGCCGCAAAGCTTGCTGGTCGCGCCCTCACCGGCTTTTCCATGGCGGCGAAAGCCGACCTGACACGCGGCGCGCCCTCTGCAACGCTGACCGCGCAAGGCGCGCTGGATGGCAAGCCAGTGCGCTCCAATCTCAACCTCACCTCCAAGGACGGCGTCATCGCACTGCCGGATCTGAGCTTGACGGTGGGTGACAACCGCTTGAACGGCGCCTTGAACTTTTCCCGTGCGCTGCTTCCCAGCGGTTCTGTCGATTTTGACTTTCCCGATCTCGGCCTGCTGGCCGCCCTTGGCGGACAGACCGCATCGGGCGATCTGAAAGGCTCCATCAGACTGGACGAGGCCAATGGCAAGATTGCCGCCCGGATCAAGGCCGAGGGCACTGCCATTCGCCAGGGCACGACAACAATCGCGCAGCCGTCGGTCGATGTGACCACCAACGACCTCCAATCGCTGGCCTTGCAGGGCATGGTGAAGGCGGACCGGATCTCCACTGGCTCTGCCCTTGTGGAACAGCTGGCGCTTCAGTTCGACCGGAGAGGAACCCGCACCGATATCGACCTTTCAGGACGATATGACAATGCACCTTTGACCGGAAAAGCACTGGTGCAGCAGGATGGCAATAGCATCGGCATTGCCCTTCAGGATTTTGCCGTCAGCCCACGCGGCATCGCCATAACGCTGGCCCGGCCCACTGACATCACCGTGGAAAATGGCACGGCAACAATCGACACGCTCACTATCAAAGCTGGCAGCGGTACAGTTTCGGTTGCTGGCAAGGCAGGCGCGGTTCTGGATATGACAGCGCAGATCAACGCGCTCCCCGCCTCGCTTGCCAATACATTTTCGGCCAATCTGGGCGCGACCGGCACACTCTCCGGCAAGATCACCGCCACCGGCAGCACATCCGCGCCGAAGATCGCGTATGACCTGCGCCTCGATGATGCCAGCGTCACGCAGATGCAGTCCGCTGGCCTGCCACCTCTGGCGATTACCGCCTCCGGCACCTTTGCGGACAATCGCCTGTCCGTGGACAGCCGCGTGACCGGCGGCGGTGGTCTGAATGTCACAGGCGGCGGCTCGCTGACGCTAGCAGGCGACAAACCCATCAACATGGCGTTCAAGGCCAATCTGCCGCTCAACGCATTGCAGGGCCTGTTGACCAAGCAAGGATTGACGGCAGAAGGCAATGCCAATGGCGATATCCGCATTGGCGGCACCCTGTCCTCCCCGGCGTTATCCGGTACCATCAGCACGGCCAAGGCCCGGCTGATTGATGTGAAACACAATATCGCTCTTGAGCAATTGGCCGTGGACATTGCCTTGACCGGCGATCAGGCCCGGATCAACTCCGCAACCGGCAGGATTTCCGCCGGAGGCAGAGTGTCGGCGACCGGCACGATCGACCTGAAAGGTCAGGGATTGCCCAGCGACCTGACAATCAAGCTCGACAACGCCATCTACATCGATGGTACCTTGGTCACCGCGACCGTCAACGGCAGCATGGGGTTGAAAGGCCCCTTGCTGGATGGACCGACCCTGTCCGGCAAGCTGACACTGGACAAGACCTCAATCACCATTCCGTCCCGGCTGCCGGGATCGATTGCCCAACTCGACATCAAGCACAAGAACGCTCCGGCCGACGTGCGCCGCCAAACGGCAATTCTCAATCCAGAGAAAACGGGGGATGGCAGTAGCTCGCCGATTCTGCTCGATCTGCAAATCGCGGCACCCTCGCAAATCTTCGTGCGCGGACGCGGAATCGACGCAGAACTGAACGGCACCGTGAGCATCAAGGGCAGTATCGCAGCACCGCAAGTCTCGGGTGGCTTCACCATGCGTCGGGGCCGGATGGTCATTCTCACCAAGCGGCTGGATTTCAGCTCAGGCAAAATTACCTTTAGCGGTGGCCTTATCCCAGTCGTCGACTTCGAGGCTACCAGCACATCAGGCAGCACGACGCTGACAGCCAAGGTATCCGGCGTGGCGACCGACCCGGATATCAGCTTTTCATCCGCCCCCGCCCTGCCGCAGGACGAGGTCCTCGCCCAGCTTATTTTCGGCCAGTCGATGGCGAAACTGTCGCCGCTGCAAATTGCTCAATTGGCGGATGCCGTCGGTCAGTTGGGCGGTGGCAATTCGACATCGCTGTTCAACAGTCTTCGCAGCGCCGTTGGCGTTGACGATCTCGACATCAGCACCGATTCCAAGGGCAATACCCAGTTCAGCGCCGGAAAATATCTGAACGACAAAACCTATCTCGAATTCCAGCAGGGCAGCACCGGCAGCAAGGCCGTGATCAACCTGGATGTCGGTCGTGGCTTCAAGCTGAAAGGCGAGGCTGGCGCCAGTGGATCGAGCGGCGGCGGTGTGTTCTATGAGAAAGAATACTAG